The DNA region TCTCGGAGGCATTCGCATCCATCGCCCGGTCGATCAACCAGCTGCGACTGATCCAATGATGAGGTCTCTTCCCCACACCCTACGGGCCTTCTGGAGGGACGAGACCGCCACGGCGACGCTGGAAATGGTCATCGTCTTCCCGCTGATGATGATTGTCTTCATCGCGGCGTTCGAAACCGCCCTGATCCTGACCCGCCAGATCATCCTGGAGCGTTCGCTTGACATGTCGGTGCGCGTTCTCCGCCTGGCGCAGGGTCTGGATACTGATACGGACGCCGTCAGGGACACGATGTGTGCGAACACCAGATTGCTTCCGAATTGCCAGGAGCTGCTGTCGATCGACCTTATCGTGATTGACGATGAAACCTACGCAATGCCGACCAACGAGCAGATCTGCAACGCGCGCGGCGAAGACCTGATCATCTCTCCGGACAATGCCTTTGACGATGGTGTCGGTGGTGATTTCATGCTGATCCGCACCTGCCTGATCGTTGATCGGATCCTGCCGTTCTCCGGCTTCGGCCTCAACCTGACGCGCGACGATAGCGGAGGCATGCATATGATGGCCTCTACGATTTTCGTGAACGAACCGTCCGAAGGGAGCGAATTGCAGTGAAACTCCTGATCCAAAAATTCCTTCGCGATACATCGGCAGCGGTCTCTCTTGAGACGGTCATTATCTTTCCCATTCTGATCTGGGCGTGGATCGGTACCTTCGCGTTCTTCGATGCGTATCGGGTCTACAACACCTCGATCAAGGCGACCTTCACGATTGCGGACCTGATCTCTCGCCAGCAGAAATCAGAACGTGTCGAGGAAGACGACCTTGATGGCATGTCCGAGATGCTGGCGCTGATGGTGCGCGGCACCGATGGGGTGGAGATGCGCGTGACCCAGATCCAGCGCCTGGTATCCGGCGGATATTGCGTCAACTACAGCTATGGCACCGGATCGCAAGCCCGTCTGTTCAACGCGAACCTCCCCGCAATGCAGGACCGCATCCCCGATATGGCGACCGGCGAATATGTGGTGCTGGTCGAAAGTTTCATCGACTATGCCCCGTCGTTCAACGTGGGCCTGAACGACCTGACGTTTGAGAACTTCACACTGACACGCCCCCGCAATGGCCAGGTCCCCTTCCCCGGCAGAGGCTGTGAATTGTAGGTCGGCGGCCATCAATCAGCCCTTGGAACCGCCCTCGCGCGTGTCCAGCTGACCAGTTTGGTCTGTCTGGGCAGGCCATCCGCGGATCAGCCAGCGCGGTCACATCGGGTGGTCCACGCTCACTTCCCCTTCGATCTCCATCGCAAAGCCCAGGGGCAGTGCGGCCACGCCGATGGCAGATCGGGCATGGCGACCGATCTCTGGCCCGAACACCTCCACCACAAGGTCACTGAACCCGTTCACCACCAGATGCTGCTCCGTATAGCCGGGCGCGGAGGTGACCATGCCAAACACCCGCGTCCAGCCGGTGATCCGCGACAACTCATCGATCTCGGCCTTCATGTTGGCCAGCACGGACAACAGGATGTCACGCGCCTCGGCATAGCCCTGATCCGTTGACATGTCCGCCCCGAGCGTTCCGAACGGTCCCCCGATGCTGCCGTCCCTTGCCGTCTTCGGATGCCCGGAAAACAGCAACCGGTCGCCGCGCAGGTTGATCAGCGCGAACGGAAGGTGCAGCCCGTCGGGCAATCTGGTGGGCGGCGGCAGCCTGAGCCCAAGGTCATCCAATCTCTGTTCCGGCGTCGTCATCGGGCAGGCCCCCTCACATCATCTCATGCCAAGGCTACACCCGTCGCGGGCCATTTGTCTGCCCGGGCGTCCCCTGCCAAATGCCGCCATCGCCACCCGAAACCCTGCGGCATCGTCGCCCGCAGGCCCACCCATGTCGCCCCCAGGCTTTTCCTCCGCCCCTCCCTGGGCTTAGTGTCGGTCTGGCGGCACCGCGCAGGATTGGGGACACGATGCGATATTCCGGGCTTCAAGTGCTCTGGCAGGGCCTGACGGGCAACAAGGGCTGGACGCCCGCCTGGCGCGATCCCGATCCGAAGCCCGAGTATGACATCATCATCATCGGCGGCGGCGGTCACGGGCTGGCGACGGCCTATTATCTCGCCAAGGAACATGGCCTGACGAATATCGCCGTGGTCGAGAAGGGCTATCTGGGCGGCGGCAATGTGGGCCGGAACACCACGATTGTGCGGGCGAACTATGGGCTGCCCGGCAATTCCGAGTTCTACAGCCATTCCCTGAAATTGTGGGAGGGGCTGGAGCAGGACCTCAATTACAACGCGATGCATTCCCAGCGTGGCGTGCTCAACCTGTTTCATTCCGATGGCCAGCGCGACGCCTATGCCCGGCGCGGCAATACGATGATCAATCAGGGCGATGATGCCGTTCTGCTGGACAGGGAGGGCGTGCGCCGCATGGTCCCCTACCTGGATTTTGAGCAGACGCGCTTCCCGATCTTCGGTGGTCTCTATCAGGGGCGCGGCGGCACGGCACGGCACGACGCGGTGGCGTGGGGCTTTGCGCGCGGCGCCGATCAGCGCGGGGTCGATCTGATCCAGAATTGCGAAGTCACCGGCATTGATATTGAGAACGGGGCCGTGCGCGGCATTCAGACGACCCGGGGCGCGATCCGCGCCAAGAAAGTCGGCATGGTCGTGGCCGGGCGCTCGTCACAATTGGCCGCGATGGCCGGGATGCGGTTGCCGATTGAAAGCCACGTTTTGCAGGCCTTCGTGACCGAGGGGCTGAAGCCGATTATCGACACCGTGATTACCTACGGCATGGGCCATTTCTACATCAGCCAGTCCGACAAGGGCGGGCTGGTCTTTGGCGGTGATCTGGATTTCTACGCGTCCTATGCGGCGCGCGGCAACCTGCCCATGGCCGAACATGTGGTGGAGGCCGGAATGACCCTGATGCCGATGATCGGAAAGGCGAAGATGCTGCGGTCCTGGGGCGGGATCATGGACATGTCGTCCGACGGCTCGCCGATCCTCGACAAGACCCATATCGACGGGCTCTACGTCAACGGCGGATGGTGTTATGGCGGGTTCAAGGCCGTGCCCGCCTCCGGCCATTGCTTCGCGCATCTGATGGCCACCGACCGCCCCCACGCCGTCGCCGCCAAACATCGGTTGGATCGCTTCACCACGGGCCGCGGCCTGATGGATGAAGAGGGCACCGGCAGCCAGCACAATCTGCACTGAGGAGGCGTAGACCATGCACATCCCCTGCCCCCTCTGCGGCGACCGCGACCTGCGGGAATTCACCGTGCGCGGCCACGCCCTGGGCGCGACACGCCCCGAAGGCGAGGTCTGGTCCGACGACTGGGACGATTTCATCCACAACCGCGAAAACCCGGCAGGCCGCACGCGGGAGCTTTGGTATCACGGCGGGGGCTGCGGCGCGTGGCTTGTCGTGGACCGCGATACCGTCACCCACGAGGTCTTCGGTGCGCAGCTGGCGTCGGAGGTGTCGGAATGAGGCTTGATCACAAGGGCATCATCGACCGCTCCGCCCCCGTCCGTTTCCATTTCAACGGCGCGCCCTACAGCGGCTTCAAGGGGGACACCGTCGCCTCTGCCCTAATGGCCAATGGGGTAAAGCTGGTGGGTCGGTCCTTCAAGTATCATCGCCCGCGCGGGGTCCTGACCGCCGGATCGGAGGAGCCGAACGCCCTGATACAGGTCGGCGAAGGCGACGCGATGCTGCCCAATGTCCGCGCCACGGTGCAGGAGGTTTTCGCGGGGCTGGAGACGGCGTCACAAAACCACCTCGGGCCGCTGGCCTATGACCTGCTCAGCGTCAACGATTTGTTCCCCAACTTCCTGAGCGCGGGCTTTTATTACAAGACATTCATGTGGCCCCGCTCCTTCTGGGAACGTGTCTACGAGCCCGCAATCCGCCGCGCCGCCGGTCTGGGGCGGATGACGGAAGGGGCATCGCCCGACATCTCGGAGCGCGCCTTCGCCTTCTGCGACGTGCTGGTGATCGGCGGCGGCCCCACCGGCCTCATGGCCGCGCTCACCGCTGCAATGTCTGGCGCAGACGTCATCCTGGTCGAGGAAACCGCCGATCTGGGCGGGCGAGTGTTATCCGACGGAGAGGTCATCGACGGTCTGCCGGCGGACGTCTGGGTGGGCGAAACCGTGCAAAAACTGCACGCCACGGGCCGCGTGCGGATCATGACCCGCACCACGGCGACGGGCGTCTATGACGGTCTGACCTTTGGGGCCGTGGAACGCGTGGGCAGCCATCTGCCCCGCGCCGATCATCTGCCGCAGGAATGCTTCTGGCGTATCCGGGCCGGTCAGGCGGTGTTGGCCGCGGGCGCGCTGGAACGGCCCATCGCCTTCCCCAACAACGACCGACCCGGCATCATGATGGCCTCGGCCATCCGCACCTATATCAACCGCTATGGCGTGACACCCGGCGAGAAGGTCGCGATCTTCGCCAGCAACGACGACGCCCACAAAACCGCGCTTGACCTGCAGGACGCGGGCGTTGACGTTGCCGCCGTCATCGACAGCCGCGAAGATGCACAAGCCATGGGCGACTATCGTCTGTATACCGGCGCGCAGGTCGTGGGCAGCAAGGGACGTCAGGCCCTGCGCGAGATCACGGTTCAGCGCGGCAGTTCCACCTTCAAGGTGGAGGCCGATTGTCTTGGTATCTCAGGCGGTTGGAACCCTACCCTGCACCTCACCTGCCATTTGGGCGCACGGCCCGTATGGGATTCGGGCATCCATGCTTTCGTGCCCAAAGAGGCCGCGATAGCGGGCTTGCGCCCCGCAGGGGCCTGCGCCGGGACATTTTCATCCGAAGGATGCATCAAAGATGGCATCGCCGCCGCGGCAGCGGCGCTGAAAGCGCTCGGGTTGCGCGTGCGAAAGCCCGATCTGCCGCAATCCGAGGGCGCCGCAGGCGCCACCGCCCCCCTTTGGAGCGTCAGCGCAAAAGGCCGCGCCTGGCTCGACTTCGCCAATGACGTCACCACCAAGGACGTGAAACAATCCGCCGCCGAGGGCTTCAAATCCGTCGAACACATGAAGCGCTACACCACGCAGGGCATGGCACCCGATCAGGGCAAATCCTCCAACATAGGCGCGCTTGCCGTCCTTGCTGACGCGACCGGCAAGGGCATTCCAGAGACCGGCACCACCACCTATCGCCCGCCCTTCACGCCCGTGGCGCTCGGCACCCTGGCCGCCGGGGCGCAGGGCAAGGGCTTCGCGCCGGAACGCTTCACCACCTCGGACAAGGCCGCCCGCCAGCGTGGCGCGCCGATGATCGCCGTGGGCCTCTGGTATCGCGCCTCCTACATGCCCCAGCCCGGCGAAACCCATTGGCGGCAATCCTGCGACCGGGAGGTCAACATGGTCCGCAATGCCGTGGGCGTGGTCGACGTCTCCACCCTCGGCAAGATCGAGATCTTCGGCGCGGATGCGGGCGCATTTCTCGATTTCTTATATACGAACACCTTCTCCACCCTCAAACCGGGCCGCGCGCGCTATGGTCTGATGCTGCGCGAAGACGGGCATGTCATGGATGACGGCACCACCGCCTGCCTTGCCGACAACCACTACGTGATGACCACCACCACCGCCGCCGCCGGTCCGGTGATGGCGCATATGGACTTCGCGAGCCAGGTCCTGCGCCCGGATCTGGATGTCGCCTTCACGTCCGTGACGGAACAATGGGCGCAGTTCTCCGTCGCCGGTCCCCACGCCCGCACCCTGATCAACGGCGTGCTCGACCAGCCCATCGACGGTGACAGCTTTCCGTTCATGCAATGCGGCGCGGTCCGCGTTCACGGCGTCCCCGGTCGCCTCTTCCGCATCTCCTTCTCGGGCGAACATGCCTACGAGGTCGCCGTGCCCGCGGCCTATGGCGACGCGCTCTACCGCGACCTTGTGGCCCGCGCCGAGGCGTTGGGCGGCGGCGCCTACGGGATGGAGGCGCTCAACGTGCTGCGGATCGAGAAGGGGTTCATCACCCATTCGGAGATCCATGGCCGCGTCACCGCGTTCGATGTCGGCATGCAGGGGATGATGTCGAAAAAGAAAGACTTCATCGGCAAGGCGGCGGCGACACGTCCGGGCCTGTTGGAGGCGGATCGCGAACGGCTCATCGGCCTCAAACCCACCGGGGCGGTGAAGGAGTTGACCGCAGGTGCGCATCTGTTCAACACCGATGACGCTCCAACGCGGGAAAACGACCAGGGCTACGTCACCTCCGTCGGCTATTCGCCCACCCTTGGCCATTTCGTCGGCCTTGGCTTCCTGCGTGACGGGCCGAACCGCGTCGGGCATCATATGATGATGGTCGACCACCTGCGGGGCGTCACGGCGGCGGTCGAAATCTGTGATCCGGTCTTCTTTGACCCCGACGGAGGGCGCGCCCGTGGCTGATACGACCCCACCTAAGTTGACCCCGGCTAAACTGAGCGCAGCCAAACTGACCGCCAGGACCCCGTTCGCGGGGCTGCTTCCGATCTCGGAGGGCGCCACCACGCTGTCAGAGGTGACGCACGACGCGATCACGTGGATCTCACCGGCCAAGGGCAAGATGGCCACCGTATCCAAGGCCCTGGCCAAGCAGACGGGCGCGTCGTTTCCCGATCCCGGCCGGATTGAAGGCGCTGCCGTCTGGAGCGGCCCGGGCCAGGCTTTGCTCCTCGGGCCGACGTTCAAGCCGATCAAGGGCGCGGCGGCCTCTGACCAGAGCAGCGCCTGGGCCTGCTGCGCGCTGAACGGTCCCGATGCGCGCGCCGTGCTGGCCCGGCTGGTGCCCATCGACCTGCGGCCCGAGAGCTTCGCGGAAGGTCACGTCGCCCGCACCCTTCTGGGCCACATGAATTGCGTGCTGCTGCACCGAAGCGCAGATCGCTATGAGATCATGGTCTTCCGCTCGATGGCCACCACCGCCGCCCATGAGATCGCGGAGGCCATGGCACTGGTCGCGGCCCGGTCCCGACATCTTTAACCAAAATCGGTTAAGATCGCCCCAAATCGCGCAAGCGGTTGCGGCGCAAGGACAAACTCGTTGGCCCGCCGATGAGGGGCGCGAATTCACCTCGGCCCCACCCTAGACACGGCCCCGCCGCCGCCCGATATTGCGTCCATGTCATTGCCCCCCGGATTCCTTGACGAGCTGCGCACCCGCACCTCCATCGCGCAAGTGGTGGGGCGCAAGGTGATCTGGGACAATCGCAAATCCAATCAGGCCAAGGGCGACATGTGGGCGCCCTGCCCGTTCCATCAGGAAAAAAGCGCCAGCTTCCACGTCGATGACCGCAAGGGGTTTTACTATTGCTTCGGCTGTCAGGCGAAGGGCGACATGTTCAAATTCGTCCAGGAGACGGAGAATGTGGGCTTCATGGAAGCGGTGCAGATCCTCGCCGGTGAAGCCGGCATGCAGATGCCCGCGCGCGATCCACAGGCGCAGGAAAAGGCCGACAAGGCCACGCAACTGGCCAAGGTGACGGAGGCTGCGGTCCAGCACTTTCGCCTGCAACTCAAGACCCAGGCCGCGTCGGACGCCCGCGCCTATCTGGAAGGGCGCGGCATGGATCAGGCCACGCTGGACCGGTTCGAGATCGGCTTTGCCCCCAATGGCCGCAACAGCACCCATCAGGCGCTGGTCGATAAGGGCTTTGCCGTTGACGACATCACGGCGGCCAATGTCTCCACCAAGCCCGACGACGGCGGCGCGCCCTATGATGCGTTTCGCGACCGGATCATCTTTCCCATCCGCGACGCGCGCGGGCGGTGTCTGGGCTTTGGCGGGCGGGCGATGGACCCCAATGCGCGCGCCAAGTATCTTAATTCGCGGGAAACGCCGCTCTTTGACAAGGGCCGCGCGCTCTACAATCACGGCCCCGCGCGGGAGGCAGCAGGCAAGGGCCAGCCCCTGATCGTGGCCGAGGGCTACATGGATGTCATCGCGCTGGTGGGTGCGGGGTTTGAGGCCGCAGTGGCCCCCCTCGGCACCGCGGTCACGGAAGATCAGCTGCGCCTGATGTGGCGCATCACCGACGAGCCGATCATCGCGCTGGACGGGGACAAGGCGGGTCTGCGCGCCGCGATGCGGCTGGTGGATCTGGCAATGCCGCTGCTGGAGGGCGGAAAGAGCCTGCGCTTTGTGATCCTGCCCGAGGGCCAGGACCCCGATGATCTGATCCGCGCCCAGGGGCCGGGCGCGATGCAGGCGTTGCTGGACAAGGCAGAGCCGATGGTCACGCTGCTCTGGCGGCGAGAGACGGAAGGCCAGGTGTTCGACAGCCCCGAGCGGCGGTCCGCCCTTGATGGGCGATTGCGGCAGGCGCTGCAACGGATCGGCGATCCGGGCCTGCGCCGCCATTACGGCGATGCGATTTCCGAGCTGCGGCGCGCCCTGTTCCGACCGCAGCAGAAACCGTGGCAGCCCGGGAAAAGAGGCCCGTGGAAAGGCCGTGGCTTCGCGGAGGCGCAGGCGCCCCTGGCCGCCACGCGCGCCCGCGTCGGTGCGCTGAGCGGGGAGACCCTGCGCACCGGGTTGATCGTGGCCACCTGCATCCGGTTCCCCGATCTGATTGATGTGTTCGAGCCGCAGCTTGACCGCATGAACCCCCGCGATCCCGATCACGCGCGCCTCACCGCCCATCTGTTGCGGACCCAAAACCGGGAGGCCGCGACCCTGTTGGACGAAATAAATGCTTCCCCCCTCGCGCCCGCCCTTGAAAGCCTCTTGCGGCTTTCCCATCTCGCGATCACGCCGTTCTTGATCGGCGCGGGAGATCGCGCGCGCGCGGAAGATTGCCTGGAAGAGGAATTTGCGCGGCTCACCGCTGCACGGGCCATTGAGGATGAGATGGTGGAGGCCAGCCAGGACGTGGAAGCCGCGCCAGATGAAGGGGACCCGGCGCTGGCCTACCGCATGAAAGAGGCTTTGCGCGGCAAGCACGCGGCCCAAAGTCCCAAAGGCGAGGATAACGCTGAACAATTCGGGGAAACGTCCGAGGCACGCTCGGCCTTCCACCAGTTGCTCTCGACGGCCGGACAGGGCAAGAAATTAAGGAAATAGACCTGTCCGAATCAGTGATTCGCACTAGGATATGGTTTCAGACACAATGATTCGCCCGTCACGCCGGTGCGGATGGACTTAGTCCGAAAGGGTAGACGCACATGGCCAAAGATACCGACGATCGTAAGCAGGACGGCGACGAGACCGAAATGGGCCTGGATATGAGCCAGGCCGCCGTCAAGAAAATGATCGCGGAGGCTCGGGTCAGAGGCTACATCACCTACGATCAGCTCAACACCGTTCTGCCGCCGGAGCAGGTCAGCTCGGAGCAGATCGAAGACGTCATGTCGATGCTGTCGGAGATGGGCATCAACATCATCGAGGATGATGAGGCCGAGGAAGGCGACGACAAACCCGCCGGCGAATTGGTGACCACCGAAGGCTCCCGCGAGGTCGCGGTTGCAGCCACGGAGACCGAGAAACTCGACCGCACCGATGACCCCGTCCGCATGTATCTGCGCGAAATGGGCAGTGTGGAACTGCTGTCGCGTGAGGGCGAGATTGCCATCGCCAAGCGGATCGAGGCCGGGCGCAACACGATGATCGCGGGCCTGTGCGAAAGCCCGCTGACCTTCCAGGCGATCACCATCTGGCGTGACGAACTTCTGGAAGAAGACATCCTGCTGCGTGATGTCATCGACCTCGACACCACCTTCGGGCGCACGATGGGCGATGAAAACGACACCCCGGTCGTGCCCGCAGGCGTCGGCTCCACGCCGCCATCCGCCACGCCCGCCCCCCCGCCGGAGCCAAAGAAAGAAGAGCCTACGCAGGAACTGGACGCCGACGGCAACCCCATCGCCAAGGACGACGATGAGGATGAGGACGAGCAGGCCAACATGTCGCTCGCCGCGATGGAACTGGCGCTGAAGCCCCAGGTCCTCGCCACGCTTGACCAGATCGCCAACGATTACATCCGCCTGTCGGAAATGCAGGACAGCCGGATTTCGGCGACCCTGAACGAAGATGACAGCTTCTCCAAGGCAGAGGAGGCCGAATACCAGCACCTGCGCTCCGAGATCGTGGAACTGGTCAATGAGCTGCACCTGCATAACAACCGCATCGAGGCGCTGGTGGACCAGCTTTACGGCATCAACCGCCGGATCATGTCCATCGATTCCAGCATGGTGAAGCTGGCCGATCAGGCCCGCATCAACCGCCGCGAGTTCATCGAAGAATACCGCAACCAGGAACTTGATCCGACCTGGATGGAGCGGATGACGCAAAAGTCCGGCCGCGGCTGGCAGGCGCTGATGGAGCGCTCGTCGGGCAAGATCGAGGAATTGCGCGGGGATATGGCGCAGGTCGGTCAGTATGTGGGCCTCGACATCCCCGAATTCCGCCGCATCGTGAACCAGGTCCAGAAGGGCGAGAAAGAAGCCCGCCAGGCCAAGAAGGAAATGGTCGAAGCCAACCTGCGTCTGGTGATTTCCATCGCCAAGAAATACACCAACCGGGGCCTGCAATTCCTTGATCTCATTCAGGAAGGTAACATCGGCCTGATGAAGGCCGTCGACAAGTTCGAATACCGCCGGGGCTACAAGTTCTCCACCTATGCGACGTGGTGGATCCGTCAGGCGATCACCCGCTCCATCGCCGATCAGGCCCGCACGATCCGCATCCCGGTCCACATGATCGAGACGATCAACAAGCTGGTCCGCACCGGTCGCCAGATGCTGCACGAAATCGGCCGGGAGCCGACGCCGGAGGAATTGGCCGAGAAGCTGCAAATGCCGCTGGAGAAGGTCCGCAAGGTGATGAAGATCGCCAAGGAGCCGATCAGCCTTGAGACGCCCATCGGCGACGAGGAGGATTCACAGCTTGGCGATTTCATCGAGGACAAGAACGCCGTCCTGCCGCTGGATTCAGCGATCCAGGAGAACCTCAAAGAAACCACAACCCGGGTTCTGGCCTCCCTCACCCCCCGCGAAGAACGCGTCCTGCGCATGCGCTTCGGCATCGGCATGAACACCGACCACACGCTGGAAGAAGTCGGCCAACAGTTCAGCGTGACCCGCGAACGGATCAGGCAGATCGAGGCGAAGGCGCTGCGGAAGCTGAAGCACCCCAGCCGGTCAAGGAAGCTGCGGTCGTTCCTGGATCAGTGAGGGCGACCGACGGGGACATCGCGCGCCTACTTGATCGTTGGCAAGCCTGCCACTGCGAACCCCACGAAACACATTTAAAATTTTATGAAGGCCTGAACTTTGGCGATGCCATTGTTCAGGCTGCTGGCGCGAAATGCGATGCGAGTGGAAAAAGGCACCCCCATCAATATCGGTTGCGGAAAAAAACGCTTCTCGAAGTCAAACGCAAGCTTGACGCTCACGTGGACCGCTTGCAGGCCGCGTCATCTTTCCATGATCTTTATCAATCAGTTCGGACCGCAATAGAGAAGATCCACGGTGTCGGACCACTGATGCTCTACGATACAAGTCTCCGATTAGCTGCGTGCCTCCGTATAGACGTCGATCGCGTTTACTTGCAAAGAGGTGCGCTCGAAGGAGCGAAAAACTACTTCTCCTTTATCGGAGTAACCCACGATTTTCCGGTTCAGCGCAGCTTACCCCTAAGTGATTTTCCTCATCTTCGCCATCTACGGCCTGATCAAGTCGAAAACTTCCTTTGCGTCTACAAAGGTAGAATGAAAGTAAATGCATTGTTAGAAGCATCTTCCAGCCGGTGCTAGTCTTGCTCGACCGCCCGGAACCGAGGCCGCCGGGCGAGCGCCTGCCCGTGTCACGCCAAAGGCGTGCCTCTGGCACGACCGGGCTGGCGCTTTTGAAGCCGGGTGCTCCCCCTCGGTCCTCGCACTTGCGTGGCGCCCATAAAGTGCCCCACGCGCCCGTTCCGGCGCCACCCCACGGGCAGGCGCTCACCCGTCTCCGCGCGTTCGATTGAGCCAAGTAAATAACCGCAACGTCACCCCGCCATCCGCTGTCCGGCAGGTTCTTCTGCGCAAGAAAGATACCGGGAAAGGTCCGGCCTTCCTGTCAAACCGGAGGTTTGCCTTCGCCAATACAGCCCGGCCGTCTGGCCACGGCTTGGTGCTCCGCCCGTTAAGTCCCTCAAGCTTGGCCACTATAAACTGCCAGAGAACACCTCGGCGGATCGCCGATCCAAGGCCCGACGATGGCGCGCTCCACGCTAAGCCCCGTCAGCACGCACCTTGACCTCACCCATTGCATACACCGACGTATCTCCATGATCGAAACCAAAATCCGCAAAGTCGGCAATTCAGCCGTCGTCACGCTTTCGTCCGAGATGCTCGCCGTGCTCGATGCCAAACCCGGCGACGCTTTGTTCGTGACCCGCTCCGATGACGGGGCGCTCAAACTCATGGCCCATGACCCCGAGCTTCAAGCGGCTCTCGCAGCCGCCGAAGAGGTGATGGACGAGAACCGGGATCTCCTTCAGGCGCTTGCGTGAGCTGGGTCTGGGTCCCCGTCCAGACCCTCTACGTCGTCCATGACCGCCAGATCGCCCGCCACGGTGGTGCGCCGGGGGTCAGAGACATTGCGCGTCTGGCAACGGCCTGCGCCCCTACGCAATCCCACGGCGCCTCCGATATCCAAGACATCGCCGCCGCCTATGCCTTCGGGATTGCGAAAGCCCATGCCTTCGTCGATGGCAACAAACGCACCGCCTTTGTGGCCTGCGCCACCTTCCTGCGCCTCAACGGCTGGTCCCTGCGCCCGGACCCGGCGGAGGGTGTTCGGATGATGGAGGATCTGGCGGCCTCCCGCGTCTCGGACGCCGAGTTTGCCGAGTGGCTCAAGCGGCAAAGCAACCCACTTTGACCCACCACCGCGTGGGGGCAAAAGGTTAACAAGTTCGATTAGCCTACCTTTTCAGTAGCTTACACCCCTGCTCAAGCTTGAGCAGGCCCGCTCACCTTCCCCTCCGCGCGCAATCGCTCTATCGTCTAGCCCAACCCAATTGACCGGAGAAAGCCCCATGTCCCTCCTCTCCAAACTCTTCGGCTCCAAGCCCAAACCTCAAGCCGAACCCACCCTCCACAACGACTACCGGATTTTCCCTGAGCCTGTGCAGGCCCAGGGCGGTTTTCAGGTGCAGGCCCGGATCGAGAAGGACGTGGATGGTGAGACCAAGACCCACCAGATGATCCGCGCCGACAAATGCCAGTCCATGGACGAGGCGTCAGAGACCGCGCTGTTCAAGGCCAAGATGTTGATCGACCAACAGGGCGACAGCATTTTCCGGTGAGCGCGCGCCACATCTCCGACCTGCCCCCGGCGCTGCAAGCGAGGCTCCAGGGCCGTGATCTAATCGTTTTCGACGGCGAATGCGTG from Jannaschia sp. CCS1 includes:
- a CDS encoding sarcosine oxidase subunit delta — encoded protein: MHIPCPLCGDRDLREFTVRGHALGATRPEGEVWSDDWDDFIHNRENPAGRTRELWYHGGGCGAWLVVDRDTVTHEVFGAQLASEVSE
- a CDS encoding sarcosine oxidase subunit beta family protein, yielding MRYSGLQVLWQGLTGNKGWTPAWRDPDPKPEYDIIIIGGGGHGLATAYYLAKEHGLTNIAVVEKGYLGGGNVGRNTTIVRANYGLPGNSEFYSHSLKLWEGLEQDLNYNAMHSQRGVLNLFHSDGQRDAYARRGNTMINQGDDAVLLDREGVRRMVPYLDFEQTRFPIFGGLYQGRGGTARHDAVAWGFARGADQRGVDLIQNCEVTGIDIENGAVRGIQTTRGAIRAKKVGMVVAGRSSQLAAMAGMRLPIESHVLQAFVTEGLKPIIDTVITYGMGHFYISQSDKGGLVFGGDLDFYASYAARGNLPMAEHVVEAGMTLMPMIGKAKMLRSWGGIMDMSSDGSPILDKTHIDGLYVNGGWCYGGFKAVPASGHCFAHLMATDRPHAVAAKHRLDRFTTGRGLMDEEGTGSQHNLH
- a CDS encoding TadE/TadG family type IV pilus assembly protein yields the protein MRSLPHTLRAFWRDETATATLEMVIVFPLMMIVFIAAFETALILTRQIILERSLDMSVRVLRLAQGLDTDTDAVRDTMCANTRLLPNCQELLSIDLIVIDDETYAMPTNEQICNARGEDLIISPDNAFDDGVGGDFMLIRTCLIVDRILPFSGFGLNLTRDDSGGMHMMASTIFVNEPSEGSELQ
- a CDS encoding TadE/TadG family type IV pilus assembly protein, coding for MKLLIQKFLRDTSAAVSLETVIIFPILIWAWIGTFAFFDAYRVYNTSIKATFTIADLISRQQKSERVEEDDLDGMSEMLALMVRGTDGVEMRVTQIQRLVSGGYCVNYSYGTGSQARLFNANLPAMQDRIPDMATGEYVVLVESFIDYAPSFNVGLNDLTFENFTLTRPRNGQVPFPGRGCEL
- a CDS encoding RidA family protein; amino-acid sequence: MTTPEQRLDDLGLRLPPPTRLPDGLHLPFALINLRGDRLLFSGHPKTARDGSIGGPFGTLGADMSTDQGYAEARDILLSVLANMKAEIDELSRITGWTRVFGMVTSAPGYTEQHLVVNGFSDLVVEVFGPEIGRHARSAIGVAALPLGFAMEIEGEVSVDHPM
- a CDS encoding sarcosine oxidase subunit gamma; this encodes MADTTPPKLTPAKLSAAKLTARTPFAGLLPISEGATTLSEVTHDAITWISPAKGKMATVSKALAKQTGASFPDPGRIEGAAVWSGPGQALLLGPTFKPIKGAAASDQSSAWACCALNGPDARAVLARLVPIDLRPESFAEGHVARTLLGHMNCVLLHRSADRYEIMVFRSMATTAAHEIAEAMALVAARSRHL
- a CDS encoding sarcosine oxidase subunit alpha family protein, which encodes MRLDHKGIIDRSAPVRFHFNGAPYSGFKGDTVASALMANGVKLVGRSFKYHRPRGVLTAGSEEPNALIQVGEGDAMLPNVRATVQEVFAGLETASQNHLGPLAYDLLSVNDLFPNFLSAGFYYKTFMWPRSFWERVYEPAIRRAAGLGRMTEGASPDISERAFAFCDVLVIGGGPTGLMAALTAAMSGADVILVEETADLGGRVLSDGEVIDGLPADVWVGETVQKLHATGRVRIMTRTTATGVYDGLTFGAVERVGSHLPRADHLPQECFWRIRAGQAVLAAGALERPIAFPNNDRPGIMMASAIRTYINRYGVTPGEKVAIFASNDDAHKTALDLQDAGVDVAAVIDSREDAQAMGDYRLYTGAQVVGSKGRQALREITVQRGSSTFKVEADCLGISGGWNPTLHLTCHLGARPVWDSGIHAFVPKEAAIAGLRPAGACAGTFSSEGCIKDGIAAAAAALKALGLRVRKPDLPQSEGAAGATAPLWSVSAKGRAWLDFANDVTTKDVKQSAAEGFKSVEHMKRYTTQGMAPDQGKSSNIGALAVLADATGKGIPETGTTTYRPPFTPVALGTLAAGAQGKGFAPERFTTSDKAARQRGAPMIAVGLWYRASYMPQPGETHWRQSCDREVNMVRNAVGVVDVSTLGKIEIFGADAGAFLDFLYTNTFSTLKPGRARYGLMLREDGHVMDDGTTACLADNHYVMTTTTAAAGPVMAHMDFASQVLRPDLDVAFTSVTEQWAQFSVAGPHARTLINGVLDQPIDGDSFPFMQCGAVRVHGVPGRLFRISFSGEHAYEVAVPAAYGDALYRDLVARAEALGGGAYGMEALNVLRIEKGFITHSEIHGRVTAFDVGMQGMMSKKKDFIGKAAATRPGLLEADRERLIGLKPTGAVKELTAGAHLFNTDDAPTRENDQGYVTSVGYSPTLGHFVGLGFLRDGPNRVGHHMMMVDHLRGVTAAVEICDPVFFDPDGGRARG